Proteins found in one Nostoc sp. NIES-3756 genomic segment:
- the pyk gene encoding pyruvate kinase, with the protein MRRTKIICTVGPATSAPEKLEALAKAGMNVARLNFSHGAYDFHAQTAQYLRQISADKQKPIAIMQDLCGPKIRLGTLPPEGLMVEAGKEVTFVLQEKGSSLDELPLPLPTLFAMVRPGEPILINDGRVKLIVTDRDADHIRAVAKIGGVISTRKGVNLPATRLPVSSITEKDLQDLRFGIQLDVDWVAVSFVRSPYDLEPAQRMIEAAGKTIRVIAKIERPEAVEQIDSIIDVADAIMIARGDLGVEMPIHEVPLIQKDIIRRCNQAGKPVITATQMLESMISAPDPTRAEATDVANSILDGTDAVMLSGETAVGEYPIAAVQIMHDIAMTTEKSLQEGSKNCWTHEAGGLSVTESVAEAVCRIAYETGAKAILCNTSSGSTAKLVSKYRPSTPIFALTPDETAYHQLALSWGVEPLLIAPVYNAEEMITNVVNTAVRTGLVHEGDKVVITSGVPIGKSGTTSLIKVHSIGQPIAA; encoded by the coding sequence ATGCGTCGAACTAAAATCATCTGTACTGTAGGGCCGGCTACATCTGCACCAGAAAAGTTGGAAGCGTTGGCAAAAGCTGGGATGAATGTAGCGCGGCTGAATTTTTCTCATGGGGCTTATGACTTTCACGCCCAAACTGCACAGTATTTAAGGCAAATCAGCGCTGACAAACAAAAGCCGATCGCAATTATGCAGGACTTGTGCGGGCCGAAGATTCGCTTGGGAACTTTACCGCCGGAAGGTTTGATGGTAGAGGCTGGTAAGGAAGTAACTTTTGTCCTGCAAGAGAAGGGTAGTAGTCTTGATGAATTACCTTTACCATTGCCGACTTTGTTTGCAATGGTACGTCCTGGGGAACCTATTTTAATCAATGATGGTCGTGTCAAGTTGATTGTGACCGATCGCGATGCTGATCACATTCGGGCTGTAGCAAAAATTGGTGGTGTGATTTCTACTCGCAAAGGGGTTAACCTACCCGCTACTCGTTTACCCGTTAGTTCCATCACCGAAAAAGACTTGCAAGATTTGCGTTTTGGGATTCAGTTGGATGTGGATTGGGTGGCGGTGTCTTTTGTGCGATCGCCCTACGACCTCGAACCAGCCCAACGCATGATTGAGGCGGCTGGCAAAACAATTCGGGTGATTGCCAAAATTGAACGTCCAGAAGCAGTTGAGCAAATTGATTCTATCATCGACGTTGCCGACGCGATTATGATTGCCCGTGGTGATTTAGGTGTAGAAATGCCTATCCATGAGGTTCCCCTGATTCAAAAGGACATCATTCGCCGTTGCAACCAAGCTGGTAAGCCAGTAATTACGGCAACGCAAATGCTGGAGTCGATGATTAGCGCCCCCGATCCCACCCGCGCGGAAGCTACCGACGTGGCAAACTCCATCCTTGATGGTACAGATGCGGTCATGTTATCTGGAGAAACGGCTGTGGGAGAGTACCCCATTGCCGCAGTCCAGATTATGCACGATATTGCCATGACGACAGAAAAGTCTTTGCAAGAAGGCAGTAAAAATTGCTGGACACATGAAGCTGGCGGTTTGAGTGTCACCGAATCTGTTGCTGAAGCCGTCTGTCGCATTGCTTACGAAACTGGGGCAAAAGCGATTCTGTGCAACACTTCATCGGGAAGTACAGCCAAACTTGTGTCGAAATATCGTCCGAGTACACCCATTTTTGCTCTAACTCCTGATGAAACCGCCTATCATCAACTAGCCCTTTCTTGGGGTGTAGAACCTTTGCTAATTGCACCAGTCTACAATGCGGAAGAAATGATTACGAATGTTGTCAATACCGCCGTGAGAACGGGTTTGGTGCATGAAGGTGACAAGGTAGTTATTACCTCTGGCGTGCCAATTGGTAAATCAGGCACAACTAGTTTAATTAAAGTGCATTCTATCGGACAACCGATCGCCGCTTAA
- the gap gene encoding type I glyceraldehyde-3-phosphate dehydrogenase, whose protein sequence is MVKLKVGINGFGRIGRLVLRAGLNNPNIEFVGINDLVPPDNLAYLLKYDSTHGKLTSQVEAKEDGIVIDGRFIPCVSVRNPAELPWGQLGADYVVESTGLFTDYEGASKHLQAGAKRVIISAPTKDPERVRTLLVGVNHHLYDPSKDLIVSNASCTTNCLAPIAKVINDNFGLTEGLMTTVHAMTATQPTVDGPSKKDWRGGRGAAQNIIPSSTGAAKAVALVLPELKGKLTGMAFRVPTPDVSVVDLTFKTNKATSYKEICAAMKQAAEGSLAGILGYTDEEVVSTDFQGDSHSSIFDAGAGIELNSNFFKVVAWYDNEWGYSNRVADLMLSMVQKEQLAAV, encoded by the coding sequence TTGGTGAAGTTAAAAGTTGGTATCAATGGATTCGGTCGTATCGGGCGGCTTGTGCTTCGTGCAGGTCTAAATAACCCCAATATCGAGTTTGTGGGTATTAACGACCTTGTACCACCGGATAACCTGGCTTATTTATTAAAATACGACTCTACCCACGGGAAGTTAACAAGTCAGGTAGAAGCCAAAGAAGATGGTATTGTCATCGATGGGCGTTTTATTCCTTGTGTATCAGTGAGGAACCCAGCAGAATTACCTTGGGGACAACTAGGTGCTGATTACGTCGTAGAATCGACTGGGTTGTTTACAGATTATGAAGGCGCATCTAAACACCTACAAGCTGGAGCAAAGCGCGTCATCATTTCTGCCCCTACAAAAGACCCAGAGCGAGTTCGGACTTTGTTGGTTGGGGTAAATCATCATTTGTATGACCCTAGCAAGGATTTGATTGTCTCCAATGCTAGTTGTACCACCAACTGTCTAGCACCGATCGCCAAAGTAATTAATGACAACTTTGGTTTAACCGAAGGTTTGATGACCACAGTTCACGCCATGACTGCTACCCAACCCACGGTAGACGGCCCCAGCAAGAAAGACTGGCGCGGTGGTAGAGGTGCAGCCCAAAATATTATTCCCTCCTCTACAGGTGCAGCCAAAGCTGTAGCGCTGGTGCTACCAGAGTTGAAAGGTAAGCTAACTGGTATGGCATTCCGCGTACCCACCCCAGATGTTTCCGTAGTAGATTTGACCTTCAAGACAAATAAAGCTACCAGCTATAAAGAAATTTGTGCAGCAATGAAGCAAGCTGCCGAAGGTTCGTTAGCAGGTATTTTAGGTTACACCGACGAAGAGGTCGTTTCTACAGACTTTCAAGGTGATAGTCATTCCAGCATCTTCGACGCAGGTGCAGGAATTGAACTAAACTCCAACTTCTTCAAAGTAGTCGCTTGGTATGACAACGAGTGGGGCTACTCCAATCGCGTGGCTGACTTAATGTTGTCAATGGTACAGAAAGAACAATTGGCTGCTGTTTAA
- a CDS encoding transaldolase produces the protein MTKNLLEQLREMTVVVADTGDIQAIEKFTPRDATTNPSLITAAAKMPEYQEIVDQTLLQAKKDAGASATKGQIVSLAFDRLAVSFGLKILQIIPGRVSTEVDARLSYDTEATITKARELIAQYKAAGIGPERVLIKIASTWEGIKAAEVLEKEGIHCNLTLLFGLHQAIACAEAGITLISPFVGRILDWYKKETGRDSYPSAEDPGVLSVTKIYNYYKKFGYKTEVMGASFRNIGEITELAGSDLLTISPGLLGELQATIGELPRKLDPAKAAKSDIEKLSIDKATFDEMHAADRMAYDKLDEGIKGFTKALEELETLLAERLARLEVVASH, from the coding sequence ATGACTAAAAACTTACTAGAACAATTGCGAGAAATGACCGTTGTTGTTGCTGATACAGGTGATATTCAAGCAATTGAAAAGTTTACACCCCGCGACGCAACCACAAACCCTTCTCTGATTACCGCAGCCGCGAAAATGCCAGAGTATCAGGAAATTGTGGATCAAACCTTACTTCAAGCGAAAAAAGACGCAGGCGCAAGCGCAACTAAAGGTCAAATTGTTTCCTTGGCTTTTGACCGTTTAGCAGTATCTTTTGGTTTGAAGATTTTACAAATTATCCCTGGTCGCGTTTCTACAGAAGTAGATGCTCGTTTATCCTACGATACAGAAGCTACTATTACCAAAGCACGGGAATTAATTGCTCAATACAAAGCTGCTGGTATCGGCCCAGAACGTGTTTTGATTAAAATTGCTTCTACTTGGGAAGGGATCAAAGCTGCGGAAGTTCTAGAAAAAGAAGGTATTCATTGTAACTTGACATTGCTGTTTGGTTTGCATCAGGCGATCGCTTGTGCTGAAGCTGGTATCACCCTGATTTCTCCCTTCGTTGGTCGGATTCTAGATTGGTACAAGAAAGAAACCGGACGCGACAGCTACCCATCGGCGGAAGACCCAGGTGTATTATCTGTTACCAAAATCTACAATTACTATAAGAAGTTTGGTTACAAAACCGAAGTTATGGGTGCTAGTTTCCGTAACATTGGGGAAATTACAGAATTGGCTGGTAGCGATTTGTTAACAATTTCTCCAGGTTTGTTGGGTGAATTGCAAGCAACCATCGGTGAACTACCCCGCAAACTTGACCCCGCCAAAGCTGCTAAATCTGACATTGAAAAGCTGTCCATTGACAAAGCCACCTTTGACGAGATGCACGCTGCTGATCGTATGGCGTATGACAAACTAGACGAAGGTATCAAAGGCTTTACCAAAGCATTAGAAGAGTTGGAAACACTTTTAGCAGAAAGACTAGCACGTTTGGAAGTAGTAGCCAGCCATTAA
- a CDS encoding orange carotenoid protein N-terminal domain-containing protein, with product MTASYDKNTAQAQSQETQSVVDAFNKLDTDAKLAWFYFVYEEMGESITPAAPAAAEPELAPLLLGNFFQLSDDEQLNIMRDIVNCADTEYSRAYGALKENNQLLVWYVWAIAMGDTIVGMPDDYEGTEATNDLLAQIEGLDFEQQMSVFRTIAGEMGYSDVQPIETQAQTGKTSSL from the coding sequence ATGACTGCTAGTTACGATAAAAATACGGCTCAAGCTCAAAGCCAAGAAACTCAAAGTGTAGTAGATGCTTTTAATAAATTAGATACTGATGCTAAGTTGGCTTGGTTTTATTTTGTTTATGAAGAAATGGGCGAATCTATTACTCCCGCAGCACCCGCAGCAGCAGAACCAGAATTAGCACCACTTTTATTAGGTAACTTTTTTCAATTATCTGATGACGAACAACTAAATATTATGCGGGACATTGTGAACTGTGCAGATACAGAATATTCTCGCGCTTATGGAGCTTTAAAAGAAAATAATCAATTGTTAGTTTGGTATGTTTGGGCTATAGCTATGGGAGATACAATCGTAGGAATGCCCGATGATTATGAAGGAACTGAAGCGACTAATGACTTGTTAGCTCAAATTGAAGGATTAGATTTTGAACAGCAAATGTCTGTATTCCGCACAATTGCTGGAGAGATGGGTTACAGTGATGTTCAGCCAATAGAAACACAAGCCCAAACTGGCAAAACTTCAAGTCTTTAA
- a CDS encoding acetate kinase: protein MKVLILNAGSSSQKSCLYEIPDDALLSEAPPPLWEGKVNWTQDRSVAEIEVKTAKGATLHESIYGDSRQAHVTYMLYTLSRGATKVIGQLSEIDVVGHRVVHGGQNYRNSVIINEEVKQAIAKLSNLAPAHNPAALEGIEAIQKSLGDVPQVAVFDTGFHATLPDAAAIYPGPYEWVEQGIRRYGFHGISHQYCSARAAQILGKDLASLRIITCHLGNGCSLAAIKNGRSIDTTMGFTPLDGLMMGSRSGSIDPGIIIHLMRQSEYSAERLDYVLNKASGLRGISGISSDLPQVIEAIAQGNYRAQLAWDIYVHRLRSGIGSMLASLGGLDVLVFTAGAGEKSAGIRQAACEAFGFLGLKLDPQKNQNKPVDVDIATADSTVRVLVIHTQEDWAIAQQCWHLLKR, encoded by the coding sequence ATGAAAGTACTAATATTAAATGCGGGTTCTAGCAGCCAAAAAAGTTGTTTGTATGAAATCCCCGATGACGCACTTTTGAGTGAAGCACCGCCGCCACTGTGGGAAGGAAAAGTTAATTGGACTCAAGACAGGAGTGTGGCGGAAATTGAGGTAAAAACAGCTAAGGGTGCAACGCTGCATGAATCGATCTATGGTGACTCTCGGCAAGCCCACGTTACTTATATGCTGTATACTCTCAGCCGTGGCGCAACGAAAGTTATCGGTCAATTATCAGAAATCGATGTGGTGGGACATCGGGTAGTACATGGGGGGCAAAATTACCGTAATAGTGTAATTATCAACGAGGAAGTCAAACAGGCGATCGCTAAGTTATCCAACCTCGCCCCAGCCCATAACCCCGCCGCCTTAGAAGGGATAGAAGCCATCCAGAAAAGCTTAGGCGATGTCCCTCAAGTTGCAGTGTTTGATACAGGCTTTCACGCTACCTTACCCGACGCAGCCGCCATCTATCCCGGCCCCTATGAATGGGTAGAACAAGGTATTCGCCGTTATGGATTTCATGGTATCAGCCATCAATACTGTTCTGCTCGTGCAGCCCAAATTCTCGGTAAAGATTTGGCATCTCTGCGCATAATTACCTGTCACCTCGGCAATGGCTGTTCCTTGGCCGCCATTAAAAATGGTCGCAGTATTGATACTACAATGGGGTTCACACCCCTAGATGGGTTGATGATGGGTAGCCGTTCCGGTTCTATTGACCCAGGTATCATTATTCATTTAATGCGACAATCTGAATATTCCGCCGAAAGATTGGACTATGTATTAAACAAAGCTTCTGGCTTGCGGGGAATTTCCGGTATATCCAGTGACTTACCCCAGGTAATAGAAGCCATCGCCCAAGGTAACTACCGCGCCCAACTAGCATGGGATATTTATGTACACCGCCTACGTTCTGGTATCGGTTCCATGCTGGCAAGTTTGGGGGGTTTAGATGTTTTGGTGTTTACAGCCGGCGCAGGGGAAAAGTCCGCAGGTATTCGCCAAGCTGCTTGCGAAGCCTTTGGATTTTTAGGGCTAAAACTTGACCCCCAGAAAAACCAAAATAAACCCGTCGATGTAGATATTGCCACTGCTGATTCTACAGTACGGGTGTTAGTAATTCATACTCAAGAAGATTGGGCGATCGCGCAACAATGTTGGCATTTATTAAAAAGATAG